The DNA sequence TTCAATTTTATCATAACTTTTTATCGGCTCAAATTCAGAGAGAACTGATATTTCAATTTGAACTTCATCGAGTTCATCCCTATTCAATTCAGAAAATCTTGGATCACCAAATGCAGCATGTTTCGCAGCATCAACTATAATTTCAAATAATGGTTTGTTAGCAATAATGTATCCAATGCATCCACGAAGCTCTTTGTTAATATGAAGCGTGACGAACGCACCCAATTTCATCTTAAGTTTTGGATAAGCTTTGTAGTCAATTGCAGTAACATCACTTTCACTAAACTCCTGCAGGATAGATTCCCTTGCAGCATTTAACAATATTTTCTTTTCTTCATCAGATAATTCCATTTCAACCCCATTCAAATAATTATCTCATAAACCACAAGTCTGGTTTTACCAAAAAGCAGAAACAGCAAATCATCTTTTACAAAAAAAGAATCGGTAAGAAACAAACTTGTTTCTTTGTTGATGACTTCTTCTAAAATATACTTTCCTTTGGATAAATCAACTGCCTTAAAAAGATTATTAAAAGAACCTTTTGAATTTGCTTCGTGAAAGCTCATCATTAGCAGCTGGTTTTTCAATATAAATTCGATTTTACCAGACACAACAAAATCATTTTTTAAAGTTTTAATAAATTCATTTGCTTTCTCGTCAATTCCAGAATCAATTTCAAAAGCTTCCGGAAATAAAAAACCACTATCAGTTTCATTCAGCGAAGCTTCACTGCGAAGTTTATTTATATATTCGTAGTTCTCGCCAATATCCTCAATAACTTCACCATTGAATGGATTGATGGCGAGATAATTTCTTCCTTCAAATTTATCTCTGTAAGTGTAGAGTCTATCTTTATAAAGAAAGAGGAAAATCAGTTCAGGATTATTCCAGAGGAATCCCTTCTTCGTAATGTCATAAGCAAATATTCCTCTGTGCTTCGGCATATCAGGCTTTGCAAATTTGTGAAAGAAGATGATGTCATCCTTAACGGCTTCAACTCCCACCCAAAATTTATCATCAAGCTGAAAGTTGTTTAATATTTTTTTACCTGAACCAAGTGAAAGACAATGAAAGTAAGCTTGTTTCTTTTCCGGCTCACGTTCTTCAATTATCAGCTTACCGGAGTTAGCTGGAATAATCCTCCATATTTGTCGACCGTTATCAAATTTGTAGTTTTTTTTAAGTTTCATCTCACTTCAATGGTTCAAACCTGGCTGTAAAGTGTCGAAGCATTGGAGCTTCGTAAACTATTTTGTAACCATTCAACCTGTTCCTGTTATTAAAAACTTCGAGTATAATTTCAATCAGGTAATCAACGTGACTTTGTGTATAAACTCTTCTAGGAATTGCTAGACGAACTAACTCCATCATCGCAGGAATAAGTTTTCCATTCTTATCATACTTACCGAACATTACACTACCTATTTCCACTGCACGAACTCCGCCTTCAAGATAAAGCTCACAAACAATTGATTGTCCGGGATATTGATCGGATGGAAGATTGGGTAAAAATCTTTTAGCATCGATGTAGATTGCGTGACCTCCCGGCGGCTCAATTATCGGAACACCGGCGGCAACTAATCTTTCACCGAGATATTCAACACTACGAATTCTGTACTCAAGATAATGTTCATCAACAACTTCTTCCAAACCTTGCGCAACTGCTTCCAAATCTCTTCCAGCAAGTCCGCCGTATGTTGGAAATCCCTCTGTAACGATAAGCAGGTTTCTGCACTGCATAGCAAGATTTTCATCGTTCAACGCAAGAAAACCACCTATGTTTACGAGCGCATCTTTTTTTGCACTCATCGTTGCTCCATCAGCATACGAAAACATTTCCTGTGCAATTTCCAGAACCGATTTATCAGCGTATCCTTTTTCTCTTTTCTTTATGAAGTAAGCGTTCTCCGCGAACCTGCAGGCATCGAGGAAAAGTGGGATTCCATATTTCTTACAAACAGCTTTCACTTCTCGAATGTTTTGCATCGAAACCGGCTGACCTCCACCAGAGTTATTTGTAACTGTCATCATACACAAAGGAATATTTTCTACACCTTTTTCTTTTATGAATGCTTCAAGTTTTTCGATATCCATATTGCCTTTGAAGTCAGCTCGTTGTTCGGGATGCTTTCCTATTTCATTGAGTAAATCTTCCGCTTCAGCACCAGTAAATTCAATGTTAGCTCTGGTTGTATCGAAGTGTGTGTTGTTTGGAAAATATTTTCCCGGTCCGCCAACAATTGAGAATAATATTTTCTCTGCTGCCCTTCCCTGGTGAGTGGGAATAATGTATTTCATATGAGTTATTTTTCTAACTGCATCTTCAAAGCGATAAAAACTCTTTGAACCAGCATAAGCTTCATCGCCCTCCATAATTCCTGCCCATTGCTTCGCACTCATAGCGGACGTACCGCTATCGGTTAGCAAATCGATAAGCACATCATCTGCATGAATCATAAAAGGATTATAACCGGCATTAATTAAAATTTTTTCTCTCTCTTCACGGGTAGTGAATCGGATCGGTTCAACTGATTTTATTTTGAACGGTTCGATAATTGTTTTTGGTCTCATTTTTTTCTCAGACAAGGTTGGAAAATATTTTCTTCCCAAATTTACAAAATGAACTGTTACTTTGGCATTTACGAATATTAATAAGCATATAGATTCTGGAGAAATATTAACAATCAAAGCCAAATAATAATATTCAATACCGATAATCATAAAATAATTGCCTTTGACTCGAAGATAGAATATGTTTTGTCCAACAATTTATAACAATTTGTGAGGTGCATAATGGATCCAAACGAAACTATTAATACTTCAGAACAAACACAGGAAACCGGGGAATTAAGTCATTCCGATAAAATGATCGGAGTATTCACTGAACCGGCAAACATGTTTTCAATCACTTCGAAGTTTGCAGCAAAACATAAAGACTGGGTTATCCCCATACTTATTTTCTTCATTGTAGTATCTTTAATCAGAATCCTTGCGATGACAAATGAGGAAGTATATTTTGAAGCGAAGAAACAAGGAATAGACCGAATAGAAAAGATGGTCGAAAGCGGAACACTAACACGTGAACAAGCAGATCAGCAGATAGATGCGATGGATACTTATATGAGAGGTCCAATGAGCTGGATTATTACATTCATTCCAACTCTGTTATTTGGATTTATTTTCATCATTATAATAACAGCAATTTATTTTCTGTTCATTAAGTTCCTGTTAAAAGGAGAAGGGACCTTCACCGGTGCATTGGTTGCCATGGGATTAACAAGTTACATCAGTATTCTCCAAATAGTAATTGCCGGAATACTAACTATGGTTATGGGCAAGCTTATGATGGATACCAGTGTCGCTTCTTTTATTGGCAGCGATAAAAATACTATTGCTGGATGGTTTTTATCGAAGTTAGATCCTATAAGCATTTGGGCTTATGCTATTCTGGCAATCGGATTTGCAAAGATGAATAAATCTGAATCTACTGGTAAATACTATATCTTAGTTTTCGCGGTTTGGATAATTGGTACATTTATCTGGTTCCAGATAACACAAGCTGTCCCATTCTTACAGGGATTTAACCAATAATTCGTTCGACTTAAAAATGTGAGACTTACTTTTAAGTATGCGAGTCTCACTTTCATTTTTATAATCTATTCAAATCAAACTCTGCGGATCAACATCATAAATCAACCGAACATCTTTGTATCTTGATTTCCTGTTGAACTCAACGAACGATTTCAGAATTGCGTCCCGGAGAATTTTCCCGCCAGGATCTGTTTGTCGGGATGACTTCACCAGTATTTGATATCTAAATTGCCCTTTGAGCCTTGCAATAATCGCAGGAGTTGGAGAAGATATTTTTAACCACTTGCTGTATTTTTTTATTTCAGTATGAAATCCTGCTATAGCACCTTTAGCCTTTTCATTCGATTGATCTTTTGATTCAATCAATGCGATTCGTGTAAAGGGCGGAAATCCCATATTCTCTCTGTCAAGAATTTCCTTTTCATAAAAACCTTTGTAGTTATTGTTAAGAACCATCTGCAAAGCAAAATGTTTTTCATTCTGAGTTTGTATGATAACTTCACCGGGTGATTTGCTTCGTCCTGCCCTTCCTGAAACCTGTGTAAGTAATTGAAATGTTCTCTCATCAGCACGAAAATCCGGAAGCCACAAAGTTGTTTCGGCTGAGATTACTCCCACGAGCGTGACTCTTGAAAAATCCAATCCTTTTGAAACCATTTGCGTTCCGACTAACACATCTATCTCACCGCTTCCAAAAGAAATCAGTAATCTGCTCAAAGCTGATTTTTTTGTAATTGAATCGGAATCTATCCTGCTCATCTTCACATTAGGAAAATAAAATGCTAACTCGTCTTCAACTCTTTCTGTTCCGGTTCCAAAATATTTTATCTGAATTGATCCGCAATGTGTGCAGGCACCGGGGACATCTTTTACTAATCCGCAATAATGGCATTCAATTACATTTTTATTTATATGATAAACCATCGGAACTGAGCAGTTATCACAGACTTCAACTTCACCGCAATCAGTACAGTAAATTTGCGTTGAAAAGCCTCTCCTGTTTTGAAGAATGATAACGCCTTCGTTTTTCTTCAACCTGTCTTCAATTTTATCGAGCAAAGTCTTGGAAAAAATATTTTCCATCCGTTTCTTTTTTCTTTCCCTGTTAACATCAACAAGAGTTATCACAGGGAGTTTTGCATTATCAATTCTATCAGGAAGCTCAAGTAAAGTGTACTTACCCGATTTAGCATTATACATACTCTCAATAGACGGAGTAGCTGAGCCCAATAATACAGGACAACAAACAATACTTCCCAGCATAATTGCTGAATCCCGAGCATTATATTTTGGAATCATATCTGCCTGCTTGTAGCTTGCATCGTGCTCTTCATCAACGACAATCAATCCGATATTTTTCAACGGTGCAAACAAAGCCGATCTCGCACCGATTACAACACTTGATTTCCCTCTAAAAATTCTCTGCCATGAATCAAATCTTTCACCAGGTGACATTCGGCTATGAAGAACAGTCACTTCATCACCAAATGAATTGAAAAACCGTGAAGTGATTTGCGGAGTAAGAGAAATTTCAGGAACAAGTATCAGAGCGGTTTTCTTCTTTTCAATAACTTTTTTCGTAAGCTCGATGTAAACTTGTGTTTTCCCGCTTCCTGTGACACCGTGAAGCAAATAAGTTTTAAAATTGGCATCGGAAATAGTTTTTGCAACTTCAGCTATCACTTCAGATTGTTTGTCGGAAAGTGAAAATTTTGTTTGCTCTTCTTTGTAATGCTCAACATATCTGCGATCAATTTCCTGTTCGTAAATTTTTACGATGCCTTTTGCCGAGAGTGAATCAAGAGAAGATTTTGACGATGAAGTTTTATGAAGCAGTTCAGCAACTGGTAATCCTTTTCCCTTTGCATTTACTAATTCCAGAAGAAGCTTTATTTGCTTTGGAGATCGTCTTTCGATTTCAGGAAAAGAGAATATACTTCGCCAACTGTTTTATTCAACTTAACGTAGTTAACTGTTTTGGCTTTTACTTTTGCTTTCTGTAGTGTATCAAGCAGCGTAACCACACCATTTTCCTGCAAGGTTCTTAGAATCGAGTAAATGTTTTTCTTCTTCACAATCTTTTGAAGTTGATGAAGACTTATCTGATCTTTTTCGGAGAGAGCTTTCAAAATCTTTGTTCTTGTGGAAGATTTATTTTTTTCCTTTGATAGAAGATGAGCAGCAGCTACTTGATCGGCGATGATTTTTCTTTTTGATTCAACATCAGAACCGTACGGGACTGCAAGCTTTAACGCCTCTCCTAATGAGCAGAGATAATAGTCTGCGACCCATTCGTAAAACTTAAATCCATTTTTATCAACAATTGGTTTTTCATCGAGGATATCGATGATTGGTTTTGGTTCTTCTTTTAAGCTAATTGTTTTGGGTTTGTTTACGATGAAACCTGTGAGAGTTCTTTTGCCGAATGGAGCTACAGCTCGAACACCAACTTTAGCCTGGCTCTGCAGTTCCTTTGGAATCAGATATGTAAATGCTTTGCGGAATGCTAATGGAAAAACTATTTCAGCATACATATTTTTAGTTCTTAGTTTTAAGCTGGTAGTTATAGTTACTGGTTGTTGTTATCTCGTTTATTCGTTTACGAAATATATTTAGTCGATTTTAGATGAAATTATGATCTTACTAAAAACAAACAAACTATGAACTAATTTTCATCATTCTTCGAGATACTTTGTTAGTTCGACAAGACTTCCCTTATTAACATCAACGCTGAACATTTTAAACTTCAGAGTCCTGATTGTATTATCCCACATAATTCTTTTATGGCCTTCGGACACAATTACTTCCCCGTTTGTTGAGATGATACTATCTTCGAGCGGTATAGTAATAAAATAGAACGGTTCCTGGTAAACAATGCCTTCAACTTTCGAGACTTCATCGAACGAATATTTCATAGTACCACTAAGCTTACCATCGGATATGAATAATTTTCTATCTAGAATAAATTTTCCCTCTTCACTCATCTGCTGAACAAACTCATCACTTTCCAGGATAAAATTAAAAAGCTGATCTTTGTCTGCTTCAAGTTCCGAAGTATCCATCGCATCAGATCGGATATCGGAAACATTCAAAGTAACCGTTCCTGAATTTTCATCATCGAGATTTACTTCATAAGAAACAGTATGAAACACAAGACATCCCTGCATTGTCAGAATAATTAAAAGCAAAAGCAATATTTTTTTGATAGACATTTTAGTCTCCCTTTTTAAATCAATTAAGTTCTATTGTAAAGCTAAATTAGTAATTGTTAAAAATAAAGTTGAATTGCGCAGGATTCTTAAGAAGTAAGTTCTGATTTTGATAAACGATGTTTGATTTTATAAAACAGCAGCTTCAAGCAATTTTAGTTTTTTTGTTTCAGTATTCAATTCAGCTTTGCCTCCAAATGGAAGTGTGAACTTGTCTGCAACATGACCGAATGACAGTCCGTAAATAACAGGTATTCCAAGATTTCCCAACCTGTCTTTTAATACTTCCATCAGCGAAAAAGAGCCACTAAAAGCAGGATTTGATTTGTTCGGTTCACACAACTTGAAAACTCCAAGAGCAATTCCGGCGGCATTTTCGAATTTTCCCGCCAGGATCATTTGAGTTAACATTCTGTCTATGCGGTAAGGTTCTTCTATAAATTCTTCCAAAAAAATTATTTTATCTGAATAATCTATATCGTATTCTGTTCCTATCAACGAAACACAAATTGATAAATTTCCTCCCACTAATTCTCCTTCAGCAATACCTTCTGAAATAACAGTTATTCCATATGGATTATAATTGTTACCGGTTGTTGAGTTAACCAGTTCAAGTTCGAAGGTTGGATTTAATAATACATCTTCAAAATTTTTTACACTAAAACTGCTGAATGTTGAAATCGATACAGGTCCGTGAAATGTGACAAGCCCGCTGTTTTTATAAATAGCGTACTGCAGCGCAGTAACATCGCTGAATCCGATCAAAATTTTGGGATTATCTTCAATCAAATCATAATCAAGATACGGTAAAATTCTTGCGCAGCCATAACCACCACGTGCACACATAATTGCTTGTACATCTTTTCTTTCGAACATTTCGTTCAGATCAGCTGCGCGTTCTTCATCGATTGCTGAAAAGTATCCGTTTTTACTCATCAATCTGTCTGTATATACAACCTTGAAACCGAGATTTCGAATATTATTGATTGATTCTTCTTTTTCCTGTTCAGTGATGTAACTGCCGGGTGTAACGAGAGCAATTGTATCACCTCTCTTAAGTCTTGAAGGTTTAGTCTGTTTTTTTGCTGACAGAAATCTGCCATCACTTGCCTTAACAGGCACTACTGATGCAGCAACTGTAGCGGTGGAAATTGTTTTGATGAAGTTACGGCGTTTCACAGAATTACAAAATTCCTTAAAACTTAGAATAAATCATTGATCAATGTTTGTTTGTTCAAGTTCAGTTGTTTACTTACATCATTTAATATGCTATTCAGAGTCCCGATTTTAATTGGATCATGATTTGGGATTGTTACGTGGAATGATTTTTCTTCAATAATAATTGTTAATCTGATATGACTTCCCGATTGCCTTGTTTTTGAGTAGCCATAATTTGATAATATTTTAATGAGTTTCGAGGCAGATATATCCCGGGGAACTTTCATAATGTAATTATTTCTTCACGTTGGAAACGGAGACTGATTATGGATGGTAGCTCACTTTCTTCAAAATGGCAGCGCACCGCATCAGAAATATTTTTTTTCAAATCATCTATCGTTTCGGCTTCAGTATAGATTGATTCTCCTATCGCTTTTGCCTCATAACCACCATCTAAAGATTCTTCAACAATAAAAATTATTTCTTTTATTTTCATTTTGTCCTCGATTGTTCACCTGAAAGATATAAATCAAATTTTTAAGATAAAATATTAACACTTTATCCTGATATCCACTGCAAAGATATTATTATCATCCGTAACCACAAGTGGATTAAGATCGCACTCGGTTATTTCTTTGTGATTCAGCATCATCTGAGCGACCGATTTTATCGTATTTTTTATTTTGACAAGATCAGCAGGTTTTTCGCCACGTACTCCCTGAATTATTTTTCCGATTTTTGTTCGATTGATCATTTCGTCAATATCTAAATCATTTAAATATGCTGACCGGATAACGGTATCATCAAAATATTCAACATATTTCCCGCCTGAACCGAACATTACCATCGGTCCAAAACTCGGATCACGAAATCCGCCAACCAATAACTCAAACTTTGTATGAATGAATGGCTGGATAAGAAATGAGTCGAGCTGCATACTTTTTTGTTTGAAGTTATTTATCATTTCATCTGCAGTTTTGATTAATTCAGCTTTATCTTTGATGTTTAATACGACACCTTTCAAATCGGATTTGTGAATAATTTTTTCTCCAACTGCTTTCATTACGACGGGATATTTCAAATCTGATTTCTTCAAATCATCATAACCAAATAATTGGGTCTTAACAATTGGAAGACTATAGAATTCAGATACTTTAATAACATCTTCCTGCGATAGAAAACGACCGGCTTCGAATTTTATTCCTTCAATTTTTACACTCTCTGCATTCAACCTGTGTTTATGATTAGATTTATTTCTGAACTTCAGCATATTACCAATCACAACAGCAGGTTCTTCAGACCGTCTGAACAATGAACGTTTAGTTTTCGATTCTTTTCTGTACATATCCCAGAACTCAGGTAGCGGCATAACAACCTGAAAAATTGGTTTTTCGCTTTGTATTTCATTTATCCCTTCAATCACAGGCATTGCGGGAACCATTATCGGTTCAACAAAAACCGAAATAACCGCATCAACATTTTTGTCTTCAACCAGAAATTCGTTGACTTGCTTGAATTGTTCTGCAGTTCCGCCAGGAAGAAGATCAACCGGATTGTTAACACTTCCCTGTGGATGAACAATCTCTCGAAGTTTCGATTTTGTTTCGTGAGTCAGTTCAGCAAGAGATAAATTATTCCTTTCAAGAGTATCTACAGTAAGAATAGCCGGACCACCAGCATTAGTAAGAACCGCAACTCTATTGCCTTTTGGCATTGGAAAATCTTCAAAGCCTTTTGCTGTGTTGAACATATCGTTCAAATCATCTGCACGTATTATTCCAAATTGATGGAGCACTGCATCAACAACTTTATCGCTGCTTCCCATCGCGCCGGTGTGAGATGATGCAGCTTTAATTCCGCTGGAAGTTCTTCCACCTTTTAAAACGATCACAGGTTTGGTGATTTTTTCTTCAATAAAATTTTTTAAAAACTCTTCTCCTGCTTCAAAACTTTCAAGATAGTATGTAATCACACTTACATTTTTATCCATCTCCCAAAACTCAAGAAGATCATTTTCAGTGACATCCGCTTTGTTGCCAACACTGATGAACTGAGAAAATCTGATATCAGTTTCGCGCAGAGAATTCAAAACTGCTGCACCTATTGCACCACTTTGCGAACAAAATGCCATCTTCCCGTTTCGTGGTTCTTCTGCTACAAAAGTTGCGTTCATTTTTACTTCAGGATGTGTGTTGATAATTCCCATGCAATTTGGTCCAACCAACTTTGCCCCTGATTTCTTTACTAATTCTAAAATTCTTTTTTCTTCCTGCTCACCTTCTTTTCCGGTTTCTTTGAATCCTGCTGTGATGAGAATAAGAGCTTTTGTTCCTTTATCTGTGAGTTGTTTGATGGATTCTTCCACAAACTGTTTCGGGACCATTATTATTGCGAGATCAATTTTCTCTTTTACTGATTCAATAGTCGGGAAGCATTTGTAACCTAAAACTTCATCCGATTTGGGATTAATCAGAAAAAGTTTTCCGGTGAAGCCGTATTGTTTTATTGATTTAGTTAATTCATAACCAAGTGATTTTGGTTTGGAGGAAG is a window from the bacterium genome containing:
- the amrA gene encoding AmmeMemoRadiSam system protein A — translated: MELSDEEKKILLNAARESILQEFSESDVTAIDYKAYPKLKMKLGAFVTLHINKELRGCIGYIIANKPLFEIIVDAAKHAAFGDPRFSELNRDELDEVQIEISVLSEFEPIKSYDKIEVGKHGLLLDEGGRAVLLPQVATEQNYNRAQFLTALCHKAGLYGSYWKERMLNIKVFTAIVFSEEEIGGRK
- a CDS encoding DUF4905 domain-containing protein, with translation MKLKKNYKFDNGRQIWRIIPANSGKLIIEEREPEKKQAYFHCLSLGSGKKILNNFQLDDKFWVGVEAVKDDIIFFHKFAKPDMPKHRGIFAYDITKKGFLWNNPELIFLFLYKDRLYTYRDKFEGRNYLAINPFNGEVIEDIGENYEYINKLRSEASLNETDSGFLFPEAFEIDSGIDEKANEFIKTLKNDFVVSGKIEFILKNQLLMMSFHEANSKGSFNNLFKAVDLSKGKYILEEVINKETSLFLTDSFFVKDDLLFLLFGKTRLVVYEIII
- a CDS encoding tryptophanase is translated as MRPKTIIEPFKIKSVEPIRFTTREEREKILINAGYNPFMIHADDVLIDLLTDSGTSAMSAKQWAGIMEGDEAYAGSKSFYRFEDAVRKITHMKYIIPTHQGRAAEKILFSIVGGPGKYFPNNTHFDTTRANIEFTGAEAEDLLNEIGKHPEQRADFKGNMDIEKLEAFIKEKGVENIPLCMMTVTNNSGGGQPVSMQNIREVKAVCKKYGIPLFLDACRFAENAYFIKKREKGYADKSVLEIAQEMFSYADGATMSAKKDALVNIGGFLALNDENLAMQCRNLLIVTEGFPTYGGLAGRDLEAVAQGLEEVVDEHYLEYRIRSVEYLGERLVAAGVPIIEPPGGHAIYIDAKRFLPNLPSDQYPGQSIVCELYLEGGVRAVEIGSVMFGKYDKNGKLIPAMMELVRLAIPRRVYTQSHVDYLIEIILEVFNNRNRLNGYKIVYEAPMLRHFTARFEPLK
- a CDS encoding LD-carboxypeptidase — translated: MKRRNFIKTISTATVAASVVPVKASDGRFLSAKKQTKPSRLKRGDTIALVTPGSYITEQEKEESINNIRNLGFKVVYTDRLMSKNGYFSAIDEERAADLNEMFERKDVQAIMCARGGYGCARILPYLDYDLIEDNPKILIGFSDVTALQYAIYKNSGLVTFHGPVSISTFSSFSVKNFEDVLLNPTFELELVNSTTGNNYNPYGITVISEGIAEGELVGGNLSICVSLIGTEYDIDYSDKIIFLEEFIEEPYRIDRMLTQMILAGKFENAAGIALGVFKLCEPNKSNPAFSGSFSLMEVLKDRLGNLGIPVIYGLSFGHVADKFTLPFGGKAELNTETKKLKLLEAAVL
- a CDS encoding type II toxin-antitoxin system HicA family toxin, whose translation is MKVPRDISASKLIKILSNYGYSKTRQSGSHIRLTIIIEEKSFHVTIPNHDPIKIGTLNSILNDVSKQLNLNKQTLINDLF
- a CDS encoding 2-oxoisovalerate dehydrogenase, translated to MKIKEIIFIVEESLDGGYEAKAIGESIYTEAETIDDLKKNISDAVRCHFEESELPSIISLRFQREEIITL
- a CDS encoding acetate--CoA ligase family protein; this translates as MTAVFNDYFYPESICVVGASSKPKSLGYELTKSIKQYGFTGKLFLINPKSDEVLGYKCFPTIESVKEKIDLAIIMVPKQFVEESIKQLTDKGTKALILITAGFKETGKEGEQEEKRILELVKKSGAKLVGPNCMGIINTHPEVKMNATFVAEEPRNGKMAFCSQSGAIGAAVLNSLRETDIRFSQFISVGNKADVTENDLLEFWEMDKNVSVITYYLESFEAGEEFLKNFIEEKITKPVIVLKGGRTSSGIKAASSHTGAMGSSDKVVDAVLHQFGIIRADDLNDMFNTAKGFEDFPMPKGNRVAVLTNAGGPAILTVDTLERNNLSLAELTHETKSKLREIVHPQGSVNNPVDLLPGGTAEQFKQVNEFLVEDKNVDAVISVFVEPIMVPAMPVIEGINEIQSEKPIFQVVMPLPEFWDMYRKESKTKRSLFRRSEEPAVVIGNMLKFRNKSNHKHRLNAESVKIEGIKFEAGRFLSQEDVIKVSEFYSLPIVKTQLFGYDDLKKSDLKYPVVMKAVGEKIIHKSDLKGVVLNIKDKAELIKTADEMINNFKQKSMQLDSFLIQPFIHTKFELLVGGFRDPSFGPMVMFGSGGKYVEYFDDTVIRSAYLNDLDIDEMINRTKIGKIIQGVRGEKPADLVKIKNTIKSVAQMMLNHKEITECDLNPLVVTDDNNIFAVDIRIKC